The Ovis canadensis isolate MfBH-ARS-UI-01 breed Bighorn chromosome 18, ARS-UI_OviCan_v2, whole genome shotgun sequence genome has a segment encoding these proteins:
- the LYSMD4 gene encoding lysM and putative peptidoglycan-binding domain-containing protein 4, with protein MRQKEVITKTFQGPAVVCRTPTSHVYMFENGVEDSEDSSEEESHRMALRPRGKEGQKKGAHHSHRPGAGDVVLLQRELAQGDSLNKLALQYGCKVADIKKVNNFIREQDFYALKSIKIPVKNHGILTETRKELRPLLNSSSETRVTFEEQPDPDRAAVNASASSSSLMDFFKGIDQNIEHAVQSEIFLSESYSIETSSQPLLPAPPKIPTYGADCGIQWWNAVFIMLLIGVVLPVFYLVYFKIQATSETPSILNTTAIPNGSMAGSAVPGQAPRLAIPMPTIPSSDSQFSQTTHGGN; from the exons ATGAGGCAGAAGGAGGTGATAACCAAGACCTTCCAAGGCCCAGCTGTGGTCTGTAGGACTCCGACCAGCCACGTTTACATGTTTGAGAATGGTGTTGAGGACTCCGAGGACTCCTCTGAGGAAGAGTCCCACCGAATGGCCCTGCGGCCCCGGGGCAAGGAGGGCCAGAAGAAGGGTGCCCACCACTCTCACCGGCCAGGAGCAGGGGACGTGGTGCTGCTGCAGCGGGAGCTGGCCCAGGGGGACAGCCTCAACAAGCTCGCTCTTCAGTATGGCTGCAAA GTTGCTGATATCAAGAAAGTCAACAACTTCATCAGAGAACAAGACTTCTATGCTTTAAAATCTATTAAGATTCCAGTGAAAAACCATGGCATCCTAACAGAGACCCGCAAAGAACTTAGACCCCTCCTGAACTCATCCTCAGAGACCAGAGTGACCTTCGAGGAACAGCCAGACCCAGACAGAGCAGCTGTCAATGCCAGCGCCTCATCTAGCTCACTGATGGATTTCTTTAAGGGCATTGATCAGAATATTGAACATGCAGTTCAGTCAGAAATCTTTTTGAGTGAAAGTTACTCCATAGAGACCTccagtcagccactgcttcctgCTCCTCCAAAGATACCGACATATGGTGCAGACTGTGGAATTCAGTGGTGGAATGCTGTTTTTATCATGCTTCTAATTGGAGTTGTTTTACCAGTgttttatttggtttattttaaaatacaagctACTAGTGAGACCCCTAGTATCTTGAATACAACTGCTATTCCTAATGGCTCCATGGCAGGAAGTGCAGTTCCAGGGCAAGCCCCCAGATTAGCAATTCCAATGCCAACCATCCCCTCTTCAGACAGCCAGTTCAGTCAGACCACCCATGGGGGGAACTAG